A DNA window from Camelina sativa cultivar DH55 chromosome 17, Cs, whole genome shotgun sequence contains the following coding sequences:
- the LOC104759451 gene encoding alpha-mannosidase I MNS5-like, whose protein sequence is MYHEANMWSGKPTYWQLTSLQAFWPGLQVLAGDIAAANSTHREFFHVWEKFGVLPERYLLDHQMIHPTMKYYPLRPELAESTFYLYQATKDPWYLDVGEIEGHPIQVVSSWHEKVPKSYFSGNWTLSKRGAWESGASALSLQVCPSKALNSRRPEQHRESACHVHVPDEQHGYYYLVC, encoded by the exons AT GTACCATGAAGCTAATATGTGGAGTGGGAAACCAACTTATTGGCAGCTCACAAGTCTTCAGGCGTTTTGGCCCGGTCTACAG GTTCTCGCTGGAGATATTGCAGCTGCAAATTCAACGCACCGCGAGTTTTTCCATGTATGGGAGAAGTTTGGTGTATTGCCTGAGAG GTATCTACTAGATCATCAAATGATACATCCGACAATGAAGTACTATCCACTACGTCCTGAATTAGCAGAATCCACGTTCTACCTATACCAAGctacaaaag ATCCATGGTACCTAGATGTTGGTGAAATCGAGGGCCACCCTATTCAGGTTGTGAGCTCCTGGCATGAGAAAGTACCAAAAAGTTATTTCTCAGGCAACTGGACGCTTTCAAAG AGAGGGGCATGGGAAAGTGGAGCTAGCGCATTGTCACTGCAAGTATGTCCATCGAAAGCTCTCAACTCTAGACGTCCTGAGCAACACAGAGAGAGTGCTTGCCATGTCCATGTCCCTGACGAGCAACACGGATACTACTATCTCGTctgttaa
- the LOC104757085 gene encoding phosphatidylinositol 4-kinase gamma 4-like — MDDEEVEVFPRFTELPSQVGAHLKKMLDYLKHASLQGVLPQFRSYEHIYKVLDTDGNLRCLFKTVVDNQEDSARNEAIVYLLDHPENGHRSLSEDIYGFSGVLPTLFVRRLKIGTNTVTGALVEFVEPTVEIVEVDDAPVVPMDEIQKVAIADLRFGNTDRSLDNLLLAGNNSIVPIDHEMIFDTDYNICKPCWLHWLRDSEESFSERCANYLQQLDADKDLEFLSTCGWQPGLDFIEKLKVFCIFLRLAVSQGLTVLHIGKMASLKCEEPIFNLKYMVDGVTRDDGKFFESVESHLKELLREYYESI, encoded by the coding sequence ATGGATGATGAGGAGGTGGAGGTGTTTCCAAGGTTCACTGAGCTTCCAAGTCAGGTGGGTGCTCATCTCAAAAAGATGCTTGATTATTTGAAACATGCCAGTCTTCAAGGTGTTCTGCCCCAGTTCAGATCATATGAGCACATCTATAAAGTATTAGACACAGATGGTAATCTGAGATGTTTATTCAAAACCGTAGTTGATAATCAAGAGGACTCAGCTAGAAATGAAGCCATTGTCTACCTGCTGGATCACCCTGAGAATGGTCACAGATCATTGTCTGAAGACATATATGGCTTCTCTGGAGTGCTGCCAACACTGTTTGTACGACGGCTGAAGATAGGAACCAACACAGTCACGGGTGCGTTGGTTGAATTTGTAGAGCCCACGGTTGAAATTGTTGAGGTTGATGATGCTCCTGTTGTGCCAATGGACGAGATTCAGAAGGTTGCGATAGCAGACTTGAGATTCGGGAATACTGATAGGAGTCTGGATAATCTTCTCCTTGCGGGAAACAACTCGATTGTCCCAATTGACCATGAGATGATTTTTGACACTGATTACAATATTTGCAAACCGTGTTGGCTACATTGGTTGCGGGATAGTGAAGAGTCATTCTCTGAGCGTTGTGCCAACTATCTGCAGCAACTAGACGCTGATAAGGATCTCGAGTTTCTTAGTACATGTGGATGGCAGCCTGGGCTGGATTTCATCGAGAAATTAAAGGTCTTCTGCATATTTTTGAGGCTCGCTGTTTCTCAGGGATTGACTGTTTTACACATTGGTAAAATGGCTTCTTTAAAATGTGAAGAACCCATATTCAATTTGAAATACATGGTTGATGGAGTTACGAGGGATGATGGCAAGTTTTTCGAAAGTGTAGAGAGCCATTTGAAAGAGCTCCTGAGGGAATATTACGAGAGTATTTGA
- the LOC104757084 gene encoding phosphatidylinositol 4-kinase gamma 4-like has protein sequence MDEDEVFPILSQLPSQVGAHLQKMYDCLKEAALQGFLPTFDRYGHIYQVLDTDGNLRCLFKADQDESCRMEACVYLLDHPEDGHRSLSQDIYGFSGVRPTLYIRRLKIGTKTISGALIEYVNSEVAIVDYPPPVVPMDEIQKVAIADLRFGNIDRSPDNLLLAENNSIVPIDHEEIFGIDYNLSNPCWLDWLRDNEEPFSQRCANYVEQLDADKDLQFLSACGWEPGADFMEKFKVFCIFLRLAVSQGLTVFQVGTIASSKCDETKFRFNLACMVGGVNRDDDKFFESVESHLKELLREYYESV, from the coding sequence atggaTGAGGATGAGGTGTTTCCAATTCTCTCTCAGCTTCCAAGTCAGGTGGGTGCTCATCTCCAGAAGATGTATGACTGTTTGAAAGAAGCCGCTCTTCAAGGTTTTCTGCCTACATTCGACAGATATGGGCACATCTATCAAGTTTTAGACACAGACGGTAATCTGAGGTGTCTATTCAAAGCTGATCAAGACGAATCCTGTAGAATGGAAGCTTGTGTCTACCTGCTGGATCATCCCGAGGATGGTCACCGATCATTGTCTCAAGACATATATGGCTTCTCCGGAGTGCGGCCAACACTGTACATACGACGGTTGAAGATAGGAACCAAAACAATCAGTGGAGCTTTGATTGAATATGTAAATTCCGAGGTTGCAATTGTTGATTATCCTCCTCCTGTTGTGCCAATGGACGAGATTCAGAAGGTTGCGATAGCAGACTTGAGATTCGGGAATATAGATAGGAGTCCGGATAATCTTCTCCTTGCGGAAAACAACTCGATTGTCCCAATTGACCATGAAGAAATTTTTGGCATTGATTACAATCTTTCCAACCCGTGTTGGCTAGATTGGTTGCGGGATAATGAAGAGCCATTCTCTCAGCGTTGTGCCAACTATGTGGAGCAACTAGACGCTGATAAGGATCTCCAGTTTCTTAGTGCATGTGGTTGGGAGCCTGGGGCCGATTTCATGGAGAAATTCAAGGTCTTCTGCATATTTTTGAGGCTCGCTGTTTCTCAGGGATTGACCGTTTTCCAAGTTGGTACTATTGCTTCTTCTAAATGTGACGAAACCAAATTCAGATTCAATTTGGCATGCATGGTTGGTGGAGTTAACAGAGATGATGACAAGTTTTTCGAAAGTGTAGAGAGCCATTTGAAAGAGCTCCTGAGGGAATATTACGAGAGTGTTTGA